The Tigriopus californicus strain San Diego chromosome 10, Tcal_SD_v2.1, whole genome shotgun sequence region AAACCTTCAAACATTTATGATACAAGATCAAGACGATCTTCACATgtgtttatttttcattttctctagCATGTTTTCTACCATATTCAGGAGCTAATCTTGCATGTTTTGACATAATTGAAGAGGTATTCCAAGGCTAGGTACCTAGCAGCCATTGCTTTTNTAGCATGTTTTCTACCATATTCAGGAGCTAATCTTGCATGTTTTGACATAATTGAAGAGGTATTCCAAGGCTAGGTACCTAGCAGCCATTGCTTTTGGAGCTATGGCACACCCACAACTTGAGCATCAATCTAATATCGGAGATGATGCTACCTGGTGTTATCtggaggaaaagaaatgtaaaaacGTGCGATGTGAAGGGATCTGATAAAATGGAAGGACTTTTAAGTGGGCAAATTTAGCTCGTTAGTTGACACCTTCGTGGTTTATCCGTCTACCGTATGACCATTTGATTAAGAAAGCTGGCATATTATTGTTTATTATAGGGACCACAAAGACCGAAAATTGATAAGGATAAAGGGAATGCAACAAAATGCCAACAAAATATCCCTCTAGGTATCGCACAGTGCTAAAAGGGGGAAAATGCTTATCTTCCAGCATCCCCTAACTCATTCAGGCCTTTATTGAGCTTGTTGAtactttttcatatttgaatcATGGTGCATTGAAGTATGGCTATGAGGTACGCTGCAGGCACGTAGGTGAAATGGTGGAAGAACACAAGTACACTAAAAGAACTATCAATGCAAATGACCTAACAGTAAAAGCTGCGAGAGCCTTGGCAAATGTCCAGCAATTTATCCTTGCTTTTCACGAGCAcgatttgaacttgaaagcttACGTTCTCGTCTCTTCTTCATGTTGCTCTCGATGAAATGCTAGTTTAAGGCATACTACGAGAGTCGGATCAACAAAAACGCCCAGACAGaatatattttgcattttgtcaAGATACTTCGATATTAAAACCTGCAGATCTACAAATCTGGGCTTTGATGTAGGAGTGGAGTTGCTTTCGGTTTGGATAATGTTTAAAAACTATATTTTGCAACTTGCCCTTAATGAGTTCAAGGAGGACACAACCTCGTTGTGAATAACAGACTCAAGGAGTCAAGGGATTAAAACTAACAAATGCCTGGTTGAAATTAGCAAGGTTATGAGAAAGACTAGATGGTGTCCTTTGGGGTGAGGAAAAGCCGAGATTATGAAGACTTTATGCCGAAGAAACAATTCATCATGTTGATGAACAATgctcaaaatgaacatgtccTTGTGAAAGTCAAGATTTCCCTTTTTCGTGAACTTTTAAGACTTGTATAGGTACATGACCCACGTAATTAGGAGTACTGGATGTGTGTCAGAAGTAAACAAAgctattcattcaaattcGATGCGCTgtcatcattttttgatcattgGCTTGGGCAGAAATGTAATACCTCGTAATCAAATGTTGTCTCGGAAATGTCATCTTTGGATATCTCTGATTCAAAGTGAGTTATCACATGATTGAATTGGCACCTTGTGGATTGCAGTCGCATAATAAGAGTCTTGAGTGAGATTCTCAGATGGCCCTGGATAAAACAGAGACCCGACTTTCTCCGCTTGAAATTCGAGGATCGTCATGTTGTTCTCAATTCTGATTCTCACTAAAGCAGGCCGAATGTTTCGTGTCCCAGCACAAATGCTCCATGGGACAGCCCatccctgattttttttgctcaagcaCTCGAGCAAGTCTTGACGATAGCCTGTGTGGTCTTGAGTATGTACGTGTGCCCAACAACGTAAGACCTATACATCTTCTGTATGTACACACGACCAGCAGACGCTGGCCTGAGGATTTCTGTTTTGAAGCTGGAACATGCAGTTGGTAAAAACATAGGTGGAGAACGCAGAAGTCCTTCGACCTTGTCGACGGGAGAAAATTCGACCAAAGCTCTTTCTTGCCACAGAACGGGGAATTATGAGCTAGGCCTTTTTGTGTAAGTGTGAGATTGCTTTGATTGGGAATTGGTGAACCGCAAACTCCAATATGGCTGAAGGAAGGAGAAAACTGGAGCAGGACTCTCAAATTGGTAAGCAATTCTCTTTCGTATCATACATTGTGAGTACGGTGATCTTGACCAGAGCACCTCAAATGTTGCACAAGTATATACTGTATGTTCGTAGACTAGAACACATGGCCTTGTGTCCAAATAATGGTCTAACTTTAGCGTTTCATTTCATGAGGAAAATATCAAACGCGGattgatttgttgtttttttctttcgtgcATTTCGCGAACCTCATCACGTTTGTgagcttgatttgaaaacagTAGATGTAAGTGGATTCTGACAAGGCGACACCGTGTTTTACCCTGCCTAAAAGTCGGAAAGACGGCGAACGATCAGACATTCATGCACTTTACTTTTGAGGCCAAGAACAAAGGCTCTTTCTCGTTGTTTGACTAACGAGCGACGAACGGCAGGAGACCCTCACATCAGCAATGACGTTCAAATTCTGAACCAACTATGAACGAACACTTTCAGTATCAGTTGGACTGGCGGCTTGCGAGAAACATCCAGGTTGTTAGAACTCATTGTCTACATCCACATTTGGTAATTCCAGTAATACCATACTAaacattcaattcaaagtaTTTCTTTAAAGATGGTGTTGAAATCAACCCGAAAAATGTGTCCCGTCGCAGGGCCTCGCCTCAATGGAAGGGTCACTTTGACAAGCTCTCTGACAAATGGGGGACCATCAGCTCAGCCTCAAGTTCTGTGGCAGGTTCGATTGGTTAGAATCTAAGCTTGTGTTCACTCACTTGGATTTCAACCTCTTGATTGTTGTGCTGTCTGGACTaatttcaacaagttcgtTTCCTCCCAAAACAAATTATACGCAGTATTTGATTGGTCATTGGAAATTCTCACAAACAACATCCGAATGGATTCGGAAGTGACACCATTTAGTACCACACAATTGCCGACACGAACACTTGACACCATTAATCGTTTGAGATCAAGTAGTGCTCTTTCATTGAAATGTCGTGACAAATGAAGAGGGTTTCTTTCCATTGGCAAtagattttttcaaaactgacgTAATTCTAGGATCTCTACCAACCTCACCAATTCCATACCATCTTTGGGGGGATCTGGAGAAGCAGAAAGAGCAAGGTGGATATCCATGGACTCATCTAAGTCACAATCAAGAGGAGGAGGTGTGGATAGATCCTCTGAAACTTCCCAGAGACATATCCGCGTAAGTGGAGAGGACATGTTGCCGCCaaagtgactgactgactgactgactcatgAGTCATGAGCGAATCTTACTTTAGCTTAGCGTACTATATATTTCCCTCGAGTCAATGTTGATTAATGCTCGTTGCATGGTGACATTGGTATGTTCCAGGGCCACCATACGAAGGAGAGATAAGAGCATCCCAAGGGAATGGTTTCATCTACCAGAGGGAGCAGAGCCTCCTTCAGTGGAGGAGCTTCTCCGAGAGTCGTCGTCAGATGATGATAATGTTGATGATACTCAAGGCGCTCAACGAGCCAAATCTCCACCTTTGTGTGGACGGGGTAGAAGCAAGTCCCGAGAGCGAAAGCTGAACAAGCATAAACTGTCATCACAGGCACAAGACCTTCAAGCCGAGTATGAGATAGTGCACCCAGTACCACCCCAAGATAATCCATTCGCCTCTGAATCTTCGCTGAAAGGGTTATCGAGTCCATTCACAACTTACAATGCATTGCCTAGTCATGATCAGACATCTACCAATGCAGAAATTTCCAGGATTAATCAGGAGGCAAACGATCCCCACGTCCACCTTAAACAAGAAATCGTTATCAATAAAGAGGCTGAAGATGACTCTGACTCGACAGGATGTTTTCCTCTCACAAGGCGGTCAAGATCACGAagtaaatcaaaagaaaagaaaactggaaaaagatCAACCAGTAGACATCAGAGCGAAAACGCCTACGCCTTACCACCACGGACGGACGTTCCTGGGCGTGAGGGTCAAATATCCCCGCCAGAGGTGAATCGAGATAAGAAACCAACTCCAAAGTCAATCAAAACTAAACATCAAGGCGGTAAATCTAATAGCTCTCGTGATGAAGGCTACGAGCCAGTCGGGCAAAGGAGAACAGGCTTTGAAGGCACCAGTAGTTTGGTTAAATTGGATACGCGGGAAGGAACCAATCCATTCCTCATTGAAGACAACAGTCCAAACATAACCAAAGAGTACGAGGATGTCCAACCCTTTGGCCCCCCACTTCTAAACAATGGACAGAGCCGATCACCTCAGCAACAACGTAGCAAAGAACGATTAGAGCAGATAATGATTGAAGAGgaactgaaaatgaagaaactcacTAATAACACCACGCCAAGTTCAAGAGACGTGCCTCTAAGTAATACAAACAACGTGGAAACGAATCTAAAAATCGACCAAGCTTCGAATCCATTTGAAATACCTGAAGAGGCGAATGTTGCAATTGGAACATCTTCTGAAATGGGAAATGCCAGTCCAGCCAAAATTGACCGAGCCAAAGAAGAGTCGGATCAACATGAAAAAGAGGTTGCTAAGCAGAAAGCgaagcaaattgcaaaattaaaagagaaacaaaccaaagaagaagaaaaaaaaagggaaaagaatgccaaggaagcaaaatcaagaaaagagaaggaagaacaACCGCAAAGGGAAAAACGCGATAAAGAGGAAAAGCTCCAAAAAATAAGGGAAGGAAAACtgcaaaaggaaaaggaagagagggaggaaaaacttagaaaagaggaagaaatcTTGGAAGAAAAGTTGCGCAAAGAACAATTGGTTATCGATGAAAGACTACGTAAGGAAGAGGCCAAAGAGGAGAAGcgacaaaaagaaagagatgtCAAGGAGGAAAAATTACGAAGGGAAAGAGAATCCAAAGAAGAGAAACAACGCAAGGAGAAGGAGatcaaggagaaaaaagaaagtcAATCTCAAGAACCCACAAGgcaaaaggagaaagaggccAATGGCAAAGTGAGcaagaatgaattggaaagagAACAAAGCAATACGACACTACATGACCATAATATTGCGCCACCAGAGGTAGGGAATGGACTCTCAAAGCATGATCAAAAACCAAATGCAACGGATGATACTGACAACAAAAAATCCATGGAGTCATCCAAAGTCAAGCAAGAATCAAACTCCCAAACAACAAATCTAAACGAAGAAAGATATTCAGAAGCTATTCCTAAAAACGACGAAGACCTGAATCCATTTGGCGATGATAGGAAAGCAAAATATCAAGACAAATCCAAAACAGAGGAGCCTTCGACATTGCAGAACCCTTTTGAGGAAGGTGTCTTTCCTACAAATGAGCCGTTGCACATTGACAAAAACGATTGGGATCTGATCAAGCAAGAGCTATTCCACGAAGATGGTGATGCACAGGAAATCATATTCACACCATTTGAAAAGGATGATGAGACACCAATGGATGTCAACAGACTTGAAAAACAGGCTCAAGATCAAATAGCAGAACTTTTTCAAAGTAACactttggagaagaaaaaacgGAAAGAAGGTGATGCTTTATCCAAACAGAATGACGAATATGAGGACGTCGCAGAATTAAGTGCAGAagagttgaaaaagaaacaacaagAAGATGAGGCCTCAAGGCAACAGAGATTGAAGGCTCAGTACCTGAAGGAGCAAGAAGAACTCAAAGCAAAGAAGGATGCAAAACGAAAGAACAAGAGGAGGGATAAATCACAAGACAGTAAGCTTTCATTCTCCTTCTTTAGCTCCTCATCATCCCAAAAAggtggggatgatgatgaaatggaAGGTCTTGTGAAACCATCCCATTCATCAAGATATTCTTTGGAGACAAACGGCTCTGAAATGCTTGACTCACATTCAcgaatttccaaaaaagagcgagctaaattggaaaaagaagcccaaaaggaaaaaaagaggattGAGAAACTGGAGAAGGAACagcagaaaattgaaaagaaagaaatggaggAGAAAAGCAAGCAAGATCAGCTGATAAAACAAGCTGAATTGGCCAAGCTGGCAAAAgaacagaaagaagaacagaagaggaaaaagcaagaagagaaagaacacagaaaaaatgctcaagaagaaaaggacaaaaaacaGACAGAATTGGCTAAGCTTGCATTGCAAcagaaagaagacgaaaaaaagaaaaaagaggaagaaaaggaaagaaaagaaaaaggaaagagagaaaaagagatgaaGCAAGCGGAATTGGCCAAACTAGCTTTAGAGCAAAAGCAGGAGGCTAAACGCAGGAAAGAGCAAGATAAAGAAAGTAAAGAGCAGGCACAAAAAGAGCATGAAATGAGGCAAGCAGAGTTGGCCAAGCTTGCGCTTGAGcaaaaggaagaggaaaagaggaggaagttGGAAGAAAAGGAGACCAAAGATAATGCAAAGAAGGACCAAGAAATGAGGCAGGCAGAATTGGCCAGGCTCGCCTTTGAgcagaaagaagaagaaaagagaagaaagttagaagagaaagagaataaAGATCTTatgaaaaaggaagaggagaaaagaCAGGCAGAATTAGCTAAGATTGCCCTTGAACAAAAAGcagaggaaagaagaagaaaattagAAGAAAAGGAGGACAAAAATCGGACaaagaaggaacaagaaaagaagcaAGAAGAATTGGCGAGGCTAGCTCTTGAACAAAAGGAAGagcaaaggaaaaagaaattggaaggaaaagaggaaaaagatcgcatgaaaatggaagagAAAAGAAGACAAGAAGAATTGGCAAAGCTTGCacttgaggaagaagaaggagaaaataGACAGAAGGTGGAAGAAAATGAGGTTAAAGATCGcataaaaaaggaagaaggcaAATTGGACATGGCATCTagtcaacaaaagaaaaaaaccaatctGGATCCACACTCGCAGAAATGTAGAGAAACACATTTACTAACTCAAGATAACAAAGACAGTGTTCCCAAGGAGAAAACAATTTCTACCTCAGATATGCATGACCTTGAACAAGAAAGTGACATCACGAATGAGTCTAACATAAGGGAACAAGAACTTAAAATCGAGCAgcagaaaaaggaaattgacGATATGCAAATGCTTATCAGCTTGGCAAATGAAGAACCCCCCAAGTCATCCGACCTTAATGAAGGAAATTGGCCCGTGAATCAAAATGTTCCGCCTCTTCATGAAAGTACAGCTCAATCCaacggtggtcaaaaatctGGAAAAGAAGAGATCTCAAATTCGCGCAAGGACCTAAATAAACGTTCTTTCTTGAGCAAGTTATTCCATACGAAAAGCGGAAAGGcaaaatcaatgtcaaatttggatGATCCTGCGGAGACAAAAGAAGACGAGCGGTATGTTGGTTAAATCCTTGTTTGCCGCTCTTTgcaatccaattcaaattgattcaCACACCTTTCAGAACTTTTGAGCCCGTAATATTCTCGGCCTCCTCGGCTCGCCCCACAATTGAGCCCTCAAATCTCAGTCCAGAagaaaaagatgcaaataaaacgCGCCCTACAAGGTAAGTGAATTTGAAACGATGTAGCCGTGACAACACTTCGAGATTGAAGGCATACCTTTCGAAACCCTGCTCGATGCGAATGATCAGTAATTTATGTCGTAGACATTTTAGAGGACACATCTGAGACACTCTTGGAAGAAGTGTTGGCAAACGTTCTTGGCCCAAAAGCTCCCAGGACTTTTGACGGTGTGCGtaggtgaaaaatgaaagctcAGGGTAACCTATGGGAATGTGCCCTCCTCGGCCAGAGCGAGCCACTCACACACTTTGTAGCTCATTGTTGTGGAGCTCGTCATACGGGCTAGGAGGGGTAATCATCGTCATTCTGGCCTAATAAGTACACGACTTCCAAGGAGGTTGTTCATCCAGGACTGAAATGGCTGTTTGAGAGAAAAGTAATGCTCTCCGTCGATTTGGTCTCTCCTCTTGCCTCCATGGGAGTCTATGGACCCTTTGAGTCTTTGGGATCGCAGGTTTAATAAACTTGGAAAAGACGATAGTGTGCCAATAGTTCCAGAACTACCAACCCAAGAGTACTTGACATTCGAGGCACTTCAAAGGGAGGAAGAAATCTCGGACGAAGAAAGTGATAGTGCCGTCAGAAAGAGTGTTGGTAACGATTCCTCAGGTTATCTGGACTCAGATATTAGTCAAGGTTGCTTTGCATCTGTAAGATCGCGGTAAGTTATGTACCTCACCTACATACTCATTGTCGTAGCACATCTTTGATTGTATTCATTGACGATAAGATAATATGCTCCATAGAACCACCAATGtattattttgattgattggaccATTGTGtgacaaaatccaaaaaaactgCTTTCACAGAATGATTGAGAAGACATCGTATTACAAGACTATTCTTAATATagcaaagaaattgattgGGATCAATAGCTTTCAGTGTGCATTCTTTTACAGAGGGCAATCGAACTGGGAGAGATGAGTTTTAGACAATTAAAGATAACTTGCAATACTTCACTTGAACCGTTAAGTTTCCGTGCATTACTCTTCATCCCCATCAGTTTTTTCCCTCACTCTCGTCGGTCCATTCGATCTGATCACTGTTACAGTGTCTCCGCAAAGCAGGATTTTGCAGTGTCCTAAACCACACTGTGCACGCTGTACTTCGAATCATCTGACTGTTAGCTGCGGAGAGAGTCTTGAAACAAACTGGACGATGTCCAACTTTTGAAGGTTCAGTAGGGTAAGGAGACATGCAAATGGCCTCGCACATTTCGTCGTCCTAGTGCGGTCACAGTAGGGGAGAACAAGCAAGAAATTCCTCAGCTAGGCAAGATGGAGAGCGTTCATTCTCTCTGACGTGGATTGAGGCCTAATTGATTGACACCTTGGGTCCCGCTTTTCAGTGAACATCTCTACGAACCAATTTTGGGGAGCCCcaaaccatccccattagcgGATCGTAAGGATCAGCTCAAGGAGATTGTCGAATCGCCCACGGAAGACAATCAAGATTCACCACCCGGACTGCCCctaaagaacaagaacaaacgCGCCAAACATAGGTCACAAGAAGCACCTGAAGCTATGGctgccaagacttctaatagGTAGGAACGTCGTTCCGAGGTTTGACCTTGGTTGGGTGGATGAGGTTTCAACACTCACTCAGGAATTGATGGCACTTTTTGTTTGATCTATGCAGTACCTCCTTCTGGAAGTTTGGCtccaagaaaaacaatgatgaACCGGATTTGGTGAAGAACGGGTTCCATGACGAAGATGACGCggaggaggatgaagaggataTGGACACCTCCTCGGCAGGGGGCAAAGACCGGTTAGCATTGGACATTGCATTGTTGGGCATAGCAGAATAAGGTTTTGAGAGAGTAAGTGCGTTTCAAACCTTTAGGAAAAGTCGCGACCGGAAGAAGAAGCCGGGTTTGGGAACCAAGATGAAGAACTTTCGGCTCCCATCACCTGGAGAAGTGGCAAATGGCTACTTAAGTTCGAACTTTCATCAAAAGAACTTCAAGCAACCGTTGGTCAGTCGTTCACGTATGGAAGATCAAGATTTGCAACGGATTCGACAACTCACTGTCGAGCGGAATACCCCGTCTGAATTGGCGTCGCTTTCGCACCCCTTTGACATCCCTTTGCCTAAATTCAGGAAAAACCGAAGCAAGAGCAACAAGCGTGACGAGAGTGAAAGGTACAGGAAACGGAAACGCACGTGTTTaagctggttggttggtggcaCCCTTTTCACGTTGACCTTTTTTTAGTGAGGATGGTGGGCATGCACCCAATCGGCTTTATGGAACACTGCCTAGATCTTGGAGAGAGCAAAATCTGGTGACAGGTGTCAAAGAGAATGTTGATCCTAACTTGGTGAAGGAACGACAAGAGCTGGTCAAGACCAAGTCCCCATCTGAATTGGCACAATTTCGATCAATCACGGATTTCCCTGTTCCCTCGAAGATTCAGAACATTTTTTCGACCAACAAGAAGAACCCTCAACGTCAAGCTGAAAAGCGGAGGTAAAAatcgcaaaaaaaataatctacTACCCACGACATCGCTGATGATTATTTTTGGATCTGAGTTCAGACATAGCGCCTCTAGTGTTGAAGCAACTCCAGAGGGTTGGACCAAGAGCTTGCCAAGGTCCTGGAAGGATACTAAGCTCGTGACCAATGTTAAGGAATACCAACCGAATGATATTGTGAAGCAAAGACAGGAATTGGTGTCGACCAAAAAGCCTCATGAGTTGGCTCAAATCCATGGCTTTTCAGATTTCCCAGTACCAGCCCTCTTCAAACGATCAAGATCAAGCTCGGGCACCAGAGATAAAGAATCAAGGAAACGGTAATTCATTCGGGAAGAAAGGGTGATTTTTAGCAATGGCTGTGTAACTCCTGTATATAGTAGGTGCGTTTCTAAGTACCTTTGCCTAGACTAACGTCACATCCTCTACGTCTATGCAGAGCGAGCAGAACCAGCAGTGTGGTAAGCATCACTCGATCTGTGGGTGGAACTCTCTCAAGAGGATGGAAGGATACCAAGTTGGTGACCAAAGTCAAGGTCGAGCCCGACTCAGACACTCTCACCATGAGGAGGAACTTGATTCAGGCCAAGTCCCCGGCTGAGTTGGCCCAAATTACATCGGTGGCAGATTTTCCGATTCCAACTGCACTAGAGCACTTTTGGAAATCGGACAAACCCAAGGAAAGCGAAGGCACCGAGAAGAAAGGCACGCATAAGAGGTAGGTTCATGATGCCAGCAGATGATGCATCGAAGCCGAATTGTAATGCATGCTTATAATTGGCTTTTAGCATGTCGAATTTGGAAGATATGTACAGTAATCTACCTCGTGCCTTGAAAACTGAATGCTTGGTTCGGAGTAAAATCGAAGATGAAGAGGTGCTAAAGAAGCGCCAAAAGCTTGTGGAAACCATGAAACCTGGTGAACTAGCCTCCATCACTTCTATCTCGGATATTCCCATCCCAAGTGCCTTGGAAAACATCTTTAAGAGCTCGGACAAGCCAGAGCCTCCAGCCAGAAGAAACAAGGATATAGAGGAGAAGCGCAAGTAGGGCACACTACTTACATACATTTCAGCTCTAAGGTTTTGGTCCACTTCGCTTTTTCCCAATTACAGACGAAACCGATCCGTTGGTGCACTTTTAAGCTATGAAGGCCTACCTGAGAGCCTCAAAGCTGAAGTTCTAGTCCGATCCAAAGTGGAAGAAGATCCTGAGGAAGTGAGAGTGAGGCAAGAGCTGGTCAAGAACAAAACACCAAGCCAACTAGCATCAATCAATAGTTTTTCGGACTTCCCTTTGCCAAAGATGATTGATACTATGGTTAGACCCGGAAGGAGAACCCTCAAGAGCACTAAACAAAAGGATTTGGAGAAGAAACGAAGGTACTTTCATTCACATTATCACTCAAACTCATTGACTGGCATTTCAACTCACTCTCAAACTTATAGCCAAAGCTGGGCTAGCTTACCAGAGACCAGTTCAGGAATGTTTTCCTCCCTGAAGAGAGACTTGGAGGTCTCCAGGGTTCAAGAGCCAGATCAAGAGACCGTTCGCAAACGTAGAGATATGTTGAAAAATAAGTCGGTCTCCGATTTGGCGCAAATTGGCTCGTTGGCAGACTTTCCAGTACCGACAGTGTTCCAAAACATGGTGGGCACTTCTAAGCGAGATAAAAGCGTCGAGAAAAATAGGTGAGTGGGTcttgttccttctttttcaGTCTTCCAAATGACCCAAATTGATTCCATTCGTTGGATGAGATCTGCTCCAAGCCTCTTAGgttattgtttaaaaggaTATTTCTTGAGTAGAGTCCtctgaaaatataaaaagaaaCTACAGTAGTTTGGATGCCTAGCTTTTCGCCCTCCAAAGTAACAGATTTTCGAGATGNNNNNNNNNNNNNNNNNNNNNNNNNNNNNNNNAGATTTTCGAGATGAATTCT contains the following coding sequences:
- the LOC131887810 gene encoding uncharacterized protein LOC131887810 isoform X8, which translates into the protein MAEGRRKLEQDSQIVSVGLAACEKHPDGVEINPKNVSRRRASPQWKGHFDKLSDKWGTISSASSSVAGSLPTSPIPYHLWGDLEKQKEQGGYPWTHLSHNQEEEVWIDPLKLPRDISAATIRRRDKSIPREWFHLPEGAEPPSVEELLRESSSDDDNVDDTQGAQRAKSPPLCGRGRSKSRERKLNKHKLSSQAQDLQAEYEIVHPVPPQDNPFASESSLKGLSSPFTTYNALPSHDQTSTNAEISRINQEANDPHVHLKQEIVINKEAEDDSDSTGCFPLTRRSRSRSKSKEKKTGKRSTSRHQSENAYALPPRTDVPGREGQISPPEVNRDKKPTPKSIKTKHQGGKSNSSRDEGYEPVGQRRTGFEGTSSLVKLDTREGTNPFLIEDNSPNITKEYEDVQPFGPPLLNNGQSRSPQQQRSKERLEQIMIEEELKMKKLTNNTTPSSRDVPLSNTNNVETNLKIDQASNPFEIPEEANVAIGTSSEMGNASPAKIDRAKEESDQHEKEVAKQKAKQIAKLKEKQTKEEEKKREKNAKEAKSRKEKEEQPQREKRDKEEKLQKIREGKLQKEKEEREEKLRKEEEILEEKLRKEQLVIDERLRKEEAKEEKRQKERDVKEEKLRRERESKEEKQRKEKEIKEKKESQSQEPTRQKEKEANGKVSKNELEREQSNTTLHDHNIAPPEVGNGLSKHDQKPNATDDTDNKKSMESSKVKQESNSQTTNLNEERYSEAIPKNDEDLNPFGDDRKAKYQDKSKTEEPSTLQNPFEEGVFPTNEPLHIDKNDWDLIKQELFHEDGDAQEIIFTPFEKDDETPMDVNRLEKQAQDQIAELFQSNTLEKKKRKEGDALSKQNDEYEDVAELSAEELKKKQQEDEASRQQRLKAQYLKEQEELKAKKDAKRKNKRRDKSQDSKLSFSFFSSSSSQKGGDDDEMEGLVKPSHSSRYSLETNGSEMLDSHSRISKKERAKLEKEAQKEKKRIEKLEKEQQKIEKKEMEEKSKQDQLIKQAELAKLAKEQKEEQKRKKQEEKEHRKNAQEEKDKKQTELAKLALQQKEDEKKKKEEEKERKEKGKREKEMKQAELAKLALEQKQEAKRRKEQDKESKEQAQKEHEMRQAELAKLALEQKEEEKRRKLEEKETKDNAKKDQEMRQAELARLAFEQKEEEKRRKLEEKENKDLMKKEEEKRQAELAKIALEQKAEERRRKLEEKEDKNRTKKEQEKKQEELARLALEQKEEQRKKKLEGKEEKDRMKMEEKRRQEELAKLALEEEEGENRQKVEENEVKDRIKKEEGKLDMASSQQKKKTNLDPHSQKCRETHLLTQDNKDSVPKEKTISTSDMHDLEQESDITNESNIREQELKIEQQKKEIDDMQMLISLANEEPPKSSDLNEGNWPVNQNVPPLHESTAQSNGGQKSGKEEISNSRKDLNKRSFLSKLFHTKSGKAKSMSNLDDPAETKEDERTFEPVIFSASSARPTIEPSNLSPEEKDANKTRPTSEHLYEPILGSPKPSPLADRKDQLKEIVESPTEDNQDSPPGLPLKNKNKRAKHRSQEAPEAMAAKTSNSTSFWKFGSKKNNDEPDLVKNGFHDEDDAEEDEEDMDTSSAGGKDRKSRDRKKKPGLGTKMKNFRLPSPGEVANGYLSSNFHQKNFKQPLVSRSRMEDQDLQRIRQLTVERNTPSELASLSHPFDIPLPKFRKNRSKSNKRDESESEDGGHAPNRLYGTLPRSWREQNLVTGVKENVDPNLVKERQELVKTKSPSELAQFRSITDFPVPSKIQNIFSTNKKNPQRQAEKRRHSASSVEATPEGWTKSLPRSWKDTKLVTNVKEYQPNDIVKQRQELVSTKKPHELAQIHGFSDFPVPALFKRSRSSSGTRDKESRKRASRTSSVVSITRSVGGTLSRGWKDTKLVTKVKVEPDSDTLTMRRNLIQAKSPAELAQITSVADFPIPTALEHFWKSDKPKESEGTEKKGTHKSMSNLEDMYSNLPRALKTECLVRSKIEDEEVLKKRQKLVETMKPGELASITSISDIPIPSALENIFKSSDKPEPPARRNKDIEEKRKRNRSVGALLSYEGLPESLKAEVLVRSKVEEDPEEVRVRQELVKNKTPSQLASINSFSDFPLPKMIDTMVRPGRRTLKSTKQKDLEKKRSQSWASLPETSSGMFSSLKRDLEVSRVQEPDQETVRKRRDMLKNKSVSDLAQIGSLADFPVPTVFQNMVGTSKRDKSVEKNRSETPTGKKESLYEKLPASLRQECLVRVKDENPELQKKRQELTRAKSPTELGNIGSLSDIPIPSPIQNLLHRKSETGSPIPPPRRKDRDDHPKSMYERLPESLKTEVLVRSVVEADEKVLRQRQEMTRSMSPAQLSEIHGFSDFPMPSFKKKKDQSEERGKSQEKENSTESERGSGLYATLPKSLKSEVLVRAKMEDPEVQRQRAEVVKSKSVHELSQITSLSDIPMPAFVSKGPRPVERKKRFREKQRSNSAKNLYETLPRTLRSELLVKQTVQDQALLQQRRRMAGSKSVQELSQIHSLGEFPLPGWLSKSKPDVSASGMDSKRTSMSNLSSKQHIYSTMPKSLTQEMLVRAVIQDPTVINQRRALTQSKSVSELAQINSLADFPIPSTLSRMISRKKDKSRDNESRTETMSTDPESKESGLYATLPKSLKTEVLVRSRMEDPEILRYRQQLAQSKSVGELASIGGFSDFPLPTPIQNLFTGKRRSKREPSKEPEKERERSNSSRPGSRGPSNDMYASLPRSLKTELQVRSMQEGDTQTLKERRALVESKSPAELGQIHSFSEIPVPRMVEDWLHSSESKKGLDSPQRPSRSAHELRGGGLYETLPRSLKEPVLVGSTVEDPDLARQRAELTRSKSPSELAAIRGLGDIPIPGLWSHDSGRTREKKKKDVKEPPKESNKMGTLTRPCVVRSKIEDPEILRQRQELQQNKSIHELSKINNVNEIPLPFKIPLPDIPFPQPTKIFTLFKKKPAQEPVVAASSEIGYTPSASPVTNADTTEAELLRFETSSMDMDTHREQDFGYEVIDRTLADVNQLQDDFEGDDELSEREVHPKVGQAPTSLRKDLATARHQPGLQSQNQQRLDDDEQLVEQYRGTPERKVPSRNKRRTQPHPASSPRHEFPRSESPPPPLPPKKPGGRREEIIDDYEDEEDEEMEVVPVKGILTLEASNGNLQVRKNEYKVPR